From one Streptomyces sp. Q6 genomic stretch:
- a CDS encoding DUF397 domain-containing protein — translation MSNVSEQPTTIPDASTLTMWRKSSHSGGSSGDCLEVSDAWRKSTHSGGDSGDCLEVNDAACAAHVPVRDSKNPSGPAVVFGGGAWTAFVAAVKDDAA, via the coding sequence ATGAGCAACGTGAGTGAGCAGCCCACGACGATCCCGGATGCCTCGACCCTGACGATGTGGCGCAAGTCCAGTCACAGCGGCGGCAGCAGCGGCGACTGTCTCGAAGTCAGCGACGCCTGGCGTAAGTCGACGCACAGCGGTGGCGACAGTGGCGACTGCCTGGAGGTCAACGACGCCGCCTGTGCCGCCCACGTACCCGTCCGCGACAGCAAGAACCCGTCCGGCCCGGCGGTCGTCTTCGGCGGCGGAGCCTGGACGGCGTTCGTCGCGGCGGTCAAGGACGACGCGGCCTGA
- a CDS encoding helix-turn-helix transcriptional regulator, with the protein MAVEDNPGSRTSYGEELRRRREAAGLTQEELSVRAVMSRTRIAHIEAGRRRPALDDARRLDGVLDTGGVFETFLPTQGEGAVAEHFEEALRLEEQATTIRVYGPKLVPGLLQTPAYARQVLASGFPPKTPEARDKLLVTRLRRARILDVFESPVVWTLLDEAVLRRPVGGPAVMCEQLCHIAELGESHRIRVHVLPFSVGYHALMEGFVSLMWFEDLPPVAYVEGLKTGRVLEVPSVVRQCQAAYDHAMGDALSHRESLALIRSIAEDYEHEQRE; encoded by the coding sequence ATGGCGGTCGAGGACAACCCCGGATCACGTACCAGCTACGGCGAGGAACTGAGGCGGCGGCGCGAGGCGGCCGGACTCACCCAGGAAGAGCTCAGCGTGCGCGCGGTCATGTCCCGCACGCGCATCGCGCACATCGAGGCGGGCCGGCGCAGACCTGCGTTGGATGACGCCCGGCGCCTGGACGGGGTGCTCGACACGGGGGGCGTCTTCGAGACGTTCCTCCCGACCCAGGGCGAGGGCGCGGTGGCCGAACACTTCGAGGAGGCGCTACGCCTGGAGGAACAGGCGACGACGATCCGCGTGTACGGGCCGAAGCTGGTGCCGGGCCTCCTCCAAACCCCCGCCTACGCACGGCAAGTACTGGCTTCGGGCTTCCCGCCCAAGACCCCGGAGGCACGTGACAAGCTCCTTGTCACACGCCTCCGCCGCGCCCGCATTCTCGACGTCTTCGAGAGCCCGGTGGTGTGGACACTCCTCGACGAGGCCGTGCTGCGCCGTCCCGTCGGCGGTCCGGCGGTGATGTGCGAACAGCTCTGTCACATCGCGGAACTGGGCGAGAGCCACCGCATCCGCGTGCACGTACTCCCCTTCTCGGTGGGCTACCACGCGCTGATGGAAGGCTTCGTCTCCTTGATGTGGTTCGAGGACCTGCCGCCCGTCGCGTACGTGGAGGGCCTGAAGACGGGTCGAGTGCTCGAAGTCCCCTCCGTGGTACGGCAATGCCAAGCGGCCTACGATCACGCCATGGGCGACGCCCTGTCGCACCGGGAGTCCCTGGCCCTGATCCGCTCCATCGCAGAGGATTACGAGCATGAGCAACGTGAGTGA
- a CDS encoding peptidoglycan recognition protein — protein MKRRVWVTLGAVVLGGGGVTAYAVANPVHDVSAALQDKRPVKVYDLALPGTTSGRRELPRKDTEEFSLLGVSWTGATKELDGTAQVRTHSLESGEWSAWHDLELDTDPLEKPERGVRGASEPLYVGPSDGVQVQVAHEDGTTAALPKGLEVNLVDPGVVTDAEARRPAPTADSAEPAAFVAEGAEGAEGAEAAEGVEGVEGVEGTESPSPTGTDPTATATATASASATVPTAPPSTAPKPPITSRAGWGADESMVEDPPEYNPDVKAVFVHHTDGANDYSCADSASIVRGIYAYHVQVEGWNDIGYNFLVDKCGTVFEGRKGGTDLPVLGAHTYGWNRESAGIAVLGNYVSASATNAALTSIARVAAWKLGQYGADPAGTVALNAGASQTNYFGKSFTAGTKYTFNRISAHRDGFNTQCPGNSLYAQLPTIRTWAAGPVQGLKTTTVDGAGKSGTTYYTKGAVTVHWSATTPASLISTYELLVDGKVAATASGSATSAAATLALGSHTVAVRAVHQSGKAVTTAALNVVAETTAPTFSTSPRISLRTGTVSTTSVPVALGWKAADDKALREVKLLAPATATFGPTTTSSNRTAASGTATTWSMRAYDFAGNSRTSSPAFTPVIQQETSAVKSGSWTSRSSSSYLGGKSYSSGSKGTSLTWTFTGRSASWVVSRASSSGQAYVYVDGVKVSTVDLKSSSTLYRQAIWTKTWSSSAPHKVKIVVVGTSGRPTITTDGLVYIK, from the coding sequence CTGAAGCGGAGGGTGTGGGTCACCCTGGGGGCCGTCGTGCTCGGTGGCGGCGGGGTGACCGCCTACGCCGTCGCCAACCCCGTCCACGACGTGAGCGCCGCCCTCCAGGACAAGCGGCCCGTGAAGGTCTACGACCTCGCGCTGCCCGGCACCACGAGCGGACGTCGGGAGCTGCCGCGCAAGGACACCGAGGAGTTCTCGCTGCTCGGCGTCTCGTGGACCGGCGCCACCAAGGAGCTCGACGGCACCGCGCAGGTGCGCACCCACAGCCTGGAGAGCGGGGAGTGGAGCGCCTGGCACGACCTGGAGCTCGACACCGATCCGCTGGAGAAGCCGGAGCGCGGTGTGCGCGGGGCGTCCGAGCCGCTGTACGTGGGGCCCTCCGACGGGGTCCAGGTGCAGGTCGCCCATGAGGACGGGACGACCGCCGCACTGCCCAAGGGGCTTGAGGTCAACCTCGTGGACCCGGGCGTCGTGACCGACGCCGAGGCGCGGCGGCCCGCCCCGACGGCCGACTCCGCCGAACCCGCCGCGTTCGTCGCCGAAGGGGCCGAAGGGGCCGAAGGGGCCGAGGCGGCCGAAGGCGTCGAAGGCGTCGAAGGCGTCGAAGGGACCGAGAGTCCCAGTCCTACGGGTACCGATCCCACCGCTACCGCTACCGCTACCGCCAGCGCGAGCGCCACCGTTCCGACGGCACCCCCGTCCACCGCCCCGAAGCCGCCCATCACCTCCCGCGCCGGTTGGGGCGCCGACGAGTCCATGGTCGAGGACCCGCCGGAGTACAACCCGGACGTCAAGGCCGTCTTCGTCCACCACACCGACGGCGCGAACGACTACTCCTGCGCCGACTCGGCCTCGATCGTGCGCGGCATCTACGCGTACCACGTACAGGTCGAGGGCTGGAACGACATCGGCTACAACTTCCTCGTCGACAAGTGCGGCACCGTCTTCGAGGGCCGCAAGGGCGGCACCGACCTGCCGGTGCTCGGCGCCCACACCTACGGCTGGAACCGCGAGTCCGCCGGGATCGCCGTCCTCGGCAACTACGTCTCCGCCAGTGCCACGAACGCCGCGCTCACCTCGATCGCCCGCGTCGCGGCCTGGAAGCTCGGACAGTACGGCGCCGACCCGGCCGGAACCGTCGCCCTGAACGCCGGTGCGAGCCAGACCAACTACTTCGGCAAGAGCTTCACCGCCGGCACGAAGTACACGTTCAACCGGATCTCCGCCCACCGCGACGGCTTCAACACGCAGTGCCCCGGCAACTCCCTCTACGCCCAGCTCCCGACCATCCGCACCTGGGCCGCCGGGCCGGTGCAGGGGCTGAAGACCACCACCGTCGACGGCGCGGGCAAGTCCGGCACCACGTACTACACGAAGGGAGCCGTCACCGTGCACTGGTCGGCGACGACCCCGGCGTCGCTGATCTCCACGTACGAACTCCTCGTCGACGGCAAGGTCGCCGCCACCGCCTCCGGCAGTGCCACGTCCGCCGCCGCGACGCTCGCCCTCGGCAGCCACACCGTCGCCGTCCGGGCCGTCCACCAGTCCGGCAAGGCGGTCACCACGGCCGCGCTGAACGTCGTCGCCGAGACCACGGCCCCCACCTTCTCCACCTCCCCGAGGATCTCCCTGCGCACCGGCACGGTGAGCACCACGTCCGTGCCCGTCGCCCTGGGCTGGAAGGCCGCCGACGACAAGGCGCTGCGCGAGGTGAAGCTCCTCGCGCCGGCCACGGCCACCTTCGGCCCGACGACGACCAGCTCGAACCGCACGGCCGCGTCCGGCACCGCCACCACCTGGTCGATGCGCGCCTACGACTTCGCGGGGAACTCCCGCACGTCGTCGCCCGCCTTCACGCCCGTGATCCAGCAGGAGACGTCGGCGGTCAAGTCCGGTAGCTGGACGTCCCGTTCGAGCAGCAGCTACCTCGGCGGCAAGTCGTACTCCAGCGGTTCCAAGGGCACGAGCCTCACCTGGACCTTCACCGGCCGGTCGGCCTCGTGGGTCGTCTCACGGGCGTCGAGCTCCGGTCAGGCGTACGTGTACGTGGACGGCGTCAAGGTCAGCACCGTGGACCTGAAGTCGTCGTCGACCCTGTACCGACAGGCGATCTGGACCAAGACCTGGTCCAGCAGCGCGCCGCACAAGGTGAAGATCGTCGTGGTCGGCACCAGCGGCCGCCCGACCATCACGACGGACGGGCTCGTCTACATCAAGTAG
- a CDS encoding RNA polymerase sigma factor, which produces MGQGGEPRRTQAYDGELGAAVARAQEGDEAAFAVAYRLVQPGLLGYLRGLVGDEAEDVAADAWLEIARDLGRFRGDGAGFRGWTATIARHRALDLLRRQKVRPRSSVLEQDVLELPAAHNTAEQAFETLSTERALALIAQLPRDQGEAVLLRVVVGLDGPTAARVLGKRPGAVRTAAYRGLKRLARQLGVETAHDATDDATGDATGDATDGATGDATDGATDETTREATDEATGEATGDGSGKDEV; this is translated from the coding sequence TTGGGCCAGGGAGGGGAACCCCGTCGCACGCAGGCGTACGACGGGGAGCTGGGCGCAGCCGTGGCGCGGGCCCAGGAAGGCGACGAGGCCGCCTTCGCCGTGGCGTACCGCCTGGTGCAGCCCGGCCTGCTCGGATATCTGCGCGGGCTCGTCGGCGACGAGGCGGAGGACGTCGCCGCCGACGCGTGGCTGGAGATCGCCCGGGACCTGGGGCGTTTTCGCGGCGACGGCGCGGGGTTCCGCGGCTGGACGGCGACCATCGCCCGGCACCGCGCGCTCGATCTGCTGCGCCGTCAGAAGGTGCGCCCCCGCTCGTCCGTACTGGAGCAGGACGTCCTCGAACTGCCCGCTGCGCACAACACCGCCGAGCAGGCCTTCGAGACCCTCTCCACCGAGCGCGCCCTCGCCCTCATCGCCCAACTCCCGCGCGACCAGGGCGAGGCGGTCCTGCTCCGCGTGGTCGTCGGGCTCGACGGGCCGACCGCCGCCCGCGTCCTCGGCAAGCGCCCGGGAGCCGTGCGCACGGCCGCGTACCGAGGGCTGAAGCGGCTCGCACGTCAACTCGGCGTCGAAACGGCTCACGACGCGACGGATGACGCGACGGGCGACGCGACGGGCGACGCTACGGACGGCGCCACGGGCGACGCGACGGACGGCGCCACGGACGAGACAACGCGTGAGGCAACGGACGAGGCCACGGGCGAGGCAACGGGCGACGGCTCCGGCAAGGACGAGGTGTGA